TAAAAGAGATTTCAGAAGGTGAAGGTAACTTAAATGTGAGCCTAAAAATAACTTCTAAAGATGAGATTGGGGAACTATCTAGAAACTTTAATATTTTTGTTGAAAAGCTTAAAAAAATGGTTGTTTCAATAAAAAACAATGTAAATTTACTGGGAAACCAGAGAGACGAACTAATTTCTAATTCAGAGGAAACAGCTTCAGCTACAACACAAATTAGTAGTAATATATCCTCTATAAATACTCAAGTTAATAGCCTCGACCATGAAATAATGGAAATTAGGAGTGGAATGGTTAGAATTAATGAAGCGGTAGAAACTCTTAATAATTCGACTCATATACAGGCCTCATCAGTAGAAGAAACTAGTGCTGCAATTGAAGAGATGATTGCCCAATTAAACAACGTAGCGAGAATAGTACAGGATAAGAAAAATGTAACTAAAACACTTAGTGAAACCATGACTATTAGGGGAGAGATTGTTAGTAGAGCAACAGAAGCGAACAAGGATATTGTAGGTCTTGCAGACCAGATATCTAAGATGTCTAAAGTAATATCTGACATAGCAGAACAAACAAATTTATTATCAATGAATGCCGCTATAGAAGCCTCCCATGCTGGTGAATCTGGAAAGGGTTTTGCTGTAGTAGCAGAAGAAATTAGAAAGCTAGCTGAGTTATCTCAAAATAATTCAAACAATATTGCAGCTATAACTAAGGAAATTCTAAAAAAGGTTGATATAGCCTTTGCTGTATCACAGGAAAGTGAAAAGGAGTTTATAGCACTTTCAAACGAAATAAAAGAAACTATAAGAGCCCTCGAAGAGATAAATAATAATACTCAGGAATTGAATCAAGGTGGAGAGCAAATTGTAATTGCAAATTCTGAATTAACTAAAGTTAGTCAAGATGTTAAGGATGAAGCACTAAATATTAAAGAAGTTACTAATAAAATATCACAAGCTATAACAAAGGCCTCACAAATTTCAAGCTTAGTAAACTCTGGAATTTCAGAAATAAATACAGGGACCGAAGAGATAACAATTGCGATGCATTTAGTCGAAGAGATTGCGTCTAGACTTTCTGATGCTACAGTCGATGTTAAAAATGAGATAGATAAATTTCAAACCGAATAAGATGTAGGGCTGTTGAAAGCATTATCAACTTTTGCAACAGCCCCTTTTATTTAATAATACTTTACAATATATCACCAACATAAGAAGTTATAGTCATTTGTATATCAATATCAGCCGAGGAGCATTTAATTTTCTAATTTTACAAACTTTGGCTGCTTTATTATCTTTAATACCCTGATTTTAATGACAAGGAATCATCATTTTTTACTATTACACTCCCATAACTTCTTCTTAGACATGTGCATCATTCTAAAACAGTCCCTGATATATCTAACTAATAATCTATTTTGTCTCTTCTCATGCTTTGCCCTTAATATTTATTACTTTTCATGTTCCTATACTTCCCGGATTTAAATTTATTTTTCCAATAATTTAATACTTTATAATCATACTAATTAAAAATTTAAAAGTTCTCTATCTAAACAGGTAACTTGTCAAACTTTTTTATAGTCTCAAGTTTATTATCCCAATTCCCCTTACTCTCCATAAAGATATGTCCGTCAGGTAATTTATCTATATCACAATCCAAACTTCCTGCAGGGACTACAATGTAGTCTTTATTTTCAATTGGAAGAGCAGAACCACATATAGAACAAAAGCTCTTATTATGTTTGGTTCCATTAAAGTTATAATTAATTATTTTATTCTTACCTTTTTTCCATTCAATAATTCCATGATTAAAAAACAAGTTTGAAGCATGAGCGCTTCCGCTATCCTTTCTGCAATATTCACAATGACATAGGTAAAAGCTAGATATACCTCCAATAACTATAAATTTTACTTCACCACATAGACATGAACCATTATACCCCATATTAATTCCTTTATTTTTTTTGCTTAAGACAATTTTATATAATTGAACATATAAATCAAGGTTTTTGTATTATTAACTATTTTC
Above is a genomic segment from Thiospirochaeta perfilievii containing:
- a CDS encoding GFA family protein, producing the protein MGYNGSCLCGEVKFIVIGGISSFYLCHCEYCRKDSGSAHASNLFFNHGIIEWKKGKNKIINYNFNGTKHNKSFCSICGSALPIENKDYIVVPAGSLDCDIDKLPDGHIFMESKGNWDNKLETIKKFDKLPV
- a CDS encoding methyl-accepting chemotaxis protein; the protein is MKRLGIKFKIIIYAGLLMITALTLSSFINDLTFKNNSENLTEEAVSFRTNYFSEAMEKTISNIEVAGNALAQGGTLVYEAYKNNPNLNYREYLSKYLIQYILTDKSAAGYGLWFDKEVFKEDPYVGPYAYRDGNEIILTYDYEDPEYDFQSSEWYTKTLPSQWDREKPRDGFFITDPFYDEILDVTFITMGRTISDNNGKIVGMVSCDWTLDFITDLLSNVVITDSSFPFLLDNGSNTILYHPDNNLLGKSIDNLKWTKELEAKKGEVFLQKVVYNNEKHVIYTTELSTGYILGFMVPDSEIYSFLSAIRRNNLIIAFALILFSSFVIYLISKKIVNPIETASKMIKEISEGEGNLNVSLKITSKDEIGELSRNFNIFVEKLKKMVVSIKNNVNLLGNQRDELISNSEETASATTQISSNISSINTQVNSLDHEIMEIRSGMVRINEAVETLNNSTHIQASSVEETSAAIEEMIAQLNNVARIVQDKKNVTKTLSETMTIRGEIVSRATEANKDIVGLADQISKMSKVISDIAEQTNLLSMNAAIEASHAGESGKGFAVVAEEIRKLAELSQNNSNNIAAITKEILKKVDIAFAVSQESEKEFIALSNEIKETIRALEEINNNTQELNQGGEQIVIANSELTKVSQDVKDEALNIKEVTNKISQAITKASQISSLVNSGISEINTGTEEITIAMHLVEEIASRLSDATVDVKNEIDKFQTE